Proteins found in one Streptomyces sp. TLI_235 genomic segment:
- a CDS encoding glutamate-1-semialdehyde aminotransferase has product MPPDVDTGTVDITTTSVGRDTLLSTYSTFFANVRFSGSFRVIATVDPAYGVPEEELARTLAFLYDLPSRWPSVREVVVDRFRRPVGLPGALSVLLAHARTPVGLHLEDDWEFTGPIELDDLIEDLLEGGGTQLVLGNAHTARGGTFIRPAEAQPVSGTRVPLVRLTRSSWAAHFLPLSPHLHRTDRWAPTVARALATTDPGRCVDERIRELVIAEDGYDLHRVLWMRDVVARDLGRPWLAERGRFRALTPEHLGATAAAALPAPRVGPLALERSAALRERAERVTPGMTHTFHKRPENFAEGSYPVYLERGEGALVHDVDGQSYVDFVCALGAATLGHNHPVVANTVRERAGRGLLLSLPTPAEVSAAESLVAAVPGVEMARFLKTGAEAVSAAVRLARALTGRDQVLLAGYHGWHDQLIGPSPGVPARTERLSHRVELRSADDDAGFCERLAAEGGQLAAVVLSTPYDRRLTAGFLAEVRRLCDRHGVLLVLDEVVTGFRLASGGLGEVLGVEADLICFSKGLAAGAPLAAVAGPRRTMTQFERLRVSSTFAGETLSLEIMKAVLRYYTTSDHYERTALLGRRFRDGLNGAAERLGLAPFVVGYDPMPCLRFAADPAGHARAAGAFLGAMARRGVLLRRDVNFLSAAHGDAHVDFAVAAAEEVLADREFAGLVREAAR; this is encoded by the coding sequence GTGCCACCAGACGTCGACACGGGGACGGTCGACATCACGACCACCTCGGTGGGCCGGGACACGCTGCTGTCGACGTACTCCACGTTCTTCGCCAACGTCCGCTTCTCGGGATCGTTCCGGGTGATCGCCACGGTGGACCCGGCCTACGGCGTCCCCGAGGAGGAACTCGCCCGCACCCTGGCCTTCCTGTACGACCTCCCGAGCCGGTGGCCGAGCGTGCGCGAGGTCGTCGTCGACCGGTTCCGCCGTCCGGTCGGTCTGCCCGGAGCCCTGTCCGTCCTGCTGGCCCACGCCCGCACCCCGGTCGGCCTGCACCTGGAGGACGACTGGGAGTTCACCGGCCCGATCGAGCTCGACGACCTGATCGAGGACCTGCTGGAGGGCGGCGGCACCCAGCTCGTCCTGGGCAACGCCCACACCGCGCGCGGCGGGACCTTCATCCGCCCGGCCGAGGCGCAGCCGGTGTCGGGCACCCGCGTGCCGCTGGTCCGCCTGACCAGGAGCAGTTGGGCGGCGCACTTCCTCCCGTTGAGCCCGCACCTGCACCGGACCGACCGGTGGGCCCCGACGGTCGCCCGGGCGCTCGCCACCACCGACCCCGGTCGCTGTGTCGACGAGCGGATCCGCGAGCTCGTGATCGCCGAGGACGGCTACGACCTGCACCGGGTGCTGTGGATGCGGGACGTGGTGGCGCGCGACCTCGGACGCCCCTGGCTGGCGGAGCGCGGGCGGTTCCGGGCGCTCACCCCCGAGCACCTGGGCGCCACGGCCGCCGCCGCGCTGCCCGCCCCCCGGGTCGGCCCGCTCGCGTTGGAGCGGTCCGCCGCGCTGCGCGAGCGGGCCGAACGGGTGACGCCGGGGATGACCCACACCTTCCACAAGCGGCCGGAGAACTTCGCCGAGGGCTCGTACCCGGTCTACCTGGAACGCGGTGAGGGCGCGCTGGTCCACGACGTCGACGGGCAGTCCTACGTGGACTTCGTCTGTGCGCTGGGAGCGGCCACCCTGGGCCACAACCACCCGGTCGTGGCCAACACCGTCCGCGAGCGGGCCGGGCGCGGGCTGCTGCTGTCGCTGCCCACCCCGGCCGAGGTGAGCGCGGCCGAGAGCCTGGTCGCCGCGGTGCCGGGCGTCGAGATGGCACGGTTCCTCAAGACCGGGGCCGAGGCGGTGTCGGCGGCGGTCCGGCTGGCCCGCGCGCTGACCGGGCGGGACCAGGTGCTGCTGGCCGGGTACCACGGCTGGCACGATCAGCTCATCGGCCCCAGCCCCGGCGTCCCGGCCCGAACGGAGCGGCTCTCCCACCGGGTCGAGCTGCGCTCCGCCGACGACGACGCCGGGTTCTGCGAACGGCTGGCCGCCGAGGGCGGGCAACTCGCCGCCGTGGTGCTCTCCACCCCCTACGACCGCCGGCTGACGGCGGGTTTCCTCGCCGAGGTGCGCCGGCTGTGCGACCGGCACGGTGTGCTGCTGGTGCTGGACGAGGTGGTCACCGGCTTCCGGCTGGCCTCCGGTGGTCTCGGCGAGGTGCTCGGTGTCGAGGCCGACCTGATCTGCTTCTCCAAGGGCCTCGCGGCCGGCGCGCCGCTGGCCGCCGTCGCAGGCCCCCGGCGGACGATGACGCAGTTCGAACGGCTGAGGGTGTCCAGCACCTTCGCCGGCGAGACGCTGTCGCTGGAGATCATGAAGGCCGTCCTGCGGTACTACACGACCAGCGACCACTACGAGCGGACCGCCCTGCTCGGCCGCCGGTTCCGCGACGGTCTCAACGGCGCCGCCGAGCGGCTCGGACTCGCGCCGTTCGTGGTCGGGTACGACCCCATGCCGTGCCTGCGGTTCGCCGCGGACCCGGCCGGGCACGCCCGTGCCGCCGGTGCCTTCCTCGGCGCGATGGCCCGCCGCGGCGTGCTGCTGCGCCGCGACGTCAACTTCCTCTCGGCCGCGCACGGTGACGCGCACGTGGATTTCGCCGTCGCCGCCGCCGAGGAGGTCCTGGCCGACCGGGAGTTCGCCGGCCTCGTCCGGGAGGCGGCCCGGTGA
- a CDS encoding methyltransferase family protein yields the protein MSAASRAVPVTSRTEWERQYRSGRWDYLAESEEDARYEAIVQRILASGSCDVLDIGCGSGVLRDRLGDRFTGRFVGVDWSHAALAARTPWPGESLVCGDASRLPLRHRFDTVVLSEVLYYLDQPGRAVARTLDLVAPGGELLVSLFQPSRRRHPGWHTLIGEIGAELGDAQRLVTTGGGRSWALHVLTPGGGS from the coding sequence GTGAGCGCGGCGTCGCGCGCCGTGCCGGTGACCAGCCGCACCGAGTGGGAGCGGCAGTACCGGTCGGGCAGGTGGGACTACCTCGCCGAGTCGGAGGAGGACGCCCGCTACGAGGCCATCGTCCAGCGGATCCTGGCGAGCGGTTCCTGTGACGTGCTGGACATCGGGTGCGGCTCGGGGGTGCTGCGGGACCGCCTTGGTGACCGCTTCACCGGCCGCTTCGTTGGTGTCGACTGGTCCCACGCCGCCCTGGCCGCCCGCACGCCGTGGCCCGGCGAGTCGCTGGTCTGCGGCGACGCCTCCCGGCTGCCGCTGCGTCACCGGTTCGACACCGTGGTGCTGAGCGAGGTGCTCTACTACCTCGACCAGCCCGGCCGCGCGGTGGCCCGGACGCTGGACCTGGTGGCGCCCGGCGGGGAGCTCCTCGTCTCGCTCTTCCAGCCGTCCCGGCGGCGGCACCCCGGCTGGCACACGCTGATCGGCGAGATCGGTGCCGAACTCGGCGACGCGCAGCGGCTGGTGACCACCGGGGGCGGGCGCAGCTGGGCCCTGCACGTGCTCACCCCGGGGGGCGGCTCGTGA
- a CDS encoding putative glycoside hydrolase/deacetylase ChbG (UPF0249 family) → MTARPAGRVLVVQADDYGMCGAVTDGILAGFRAGVVTQASVMVPAPDAPRAMRLALAEGLPLGAHLVLACEWEGLRYFPLTDAPSLCAPDGAFLPGVAELRAAADPGEALGEFRAQLRAARDAGVTLRHMESHVGVFDPDVLARISAEWGLPCRDAVPAPGIAMAVDSLWHLSVRPPETKLDDLLAHVAALPPGVHMVVAHPALDRPELATLTHPASRRWKWARDIRMGDLEALLDPRLRETCEALDITLGLSPAAPRGHQQ, encoded by the coding sequence GTGACCGCCCGGCCGGCCGGGCGCGTCCTGGTGGTCCAGGCCGACGACTACGGGATGTGCGGCGCGGTCACCGACGGCATCCTGGCCGGTTTCCGGGCGGGCGTGGTGACCCAGGCGTCGGTGATGGTGCCGGCCCCGGACGCCCCGCGCGCGATGCGGCTGGCGCTGGCCGAGGGCCTCCCGCTGGGCGCCCACCTGGTGCTGGCCTGCGAGTGGGAGGGGCTGCGCTACTTCCCGCTCACCGACGCCCCGAGCCTGTGCGCGCCGGACGGGGCCTTCCTGCCCGGGGTCGCCGAGCTCCGTGCGGCGGCCGACCCCGGGGAGGCGCTCGGGGAGTTCCGCGCGCAGCTCCGCGCGGCCCGGGACGCCGGGGTGACCCTGCGGCACATGGAGTCGCACGTCGGTGTCTTCGACCCGGACGTGCTGGCCCGGATCAGCGCGGAGTGGGGCCTGCCGTGTCGCGACGCGGTGCCCGCTCCGGGCATCGCGATGGCGGTGGACTCGCTCTGGCACCTGTCCGTCCGCCCGCCCGAGACCAAGCTGGACGACCTGCTCGCCCACGTGGCCGCGCTGCCGCCCGGAGTCCACATGGTGGTGGCCCACCCGGCGCTCGACCGTCCGGAGCTGGCCACCCTCACCCACCCCGCTTCGCGGCGCTGGAAGTGGGCCCGGGACATCCGGATGGGTGACCTGGAAGCCCTGCTCGACCCGCGTCTGCGGGAAACCTGCGAAGCCCTCGACATCACCCTGGGGCTCTCCCCGGCCGCACCGCGCGGCCACCAGCAATGA
- a CDS encoding prolyl-tRNA synthetase has protein sequence MTDALHHQALVAAGLLAPTGVGSGITAWRGPGLQVVRRMVGTFLDRVATVAPPAETEHPFLDPHDSYHRVFPDYANVYRLPEPDRAGWVLRADNLHLNSAWLRRTGHRGPVVTTGGLLRTMRGSGSPLFRERYIWPAVQLSHLLPAGTGEETLLAYRSVLERTFAAFGLPALTIAVDAPAGYGETCHLTVSCLRDGRPTILATTYLMARRYREALGIDGELVDIGFTGKVLALAAMHHHDRFGLGLPSALAPVHLALLPHGGPGGAELTRWADGLSGVRTASAPPHEAAFRRRRAERTLLRSGAPVAVGLPRDDDWRITRRGPFRRDRLPGPPTADDLRAELDGYDRRLLAAARDRFDRGLADLVRGACDGCVAARTIPVYGRIVPRRPLPCAHCGSPGEAVLLSERGRFY, from the coding sequence GTGACTGACGCCCTCCACCACCAGGCCCTGGTGGCCGCCGGGCTGCTGGCCCCCACCGGCGTGGGCAGCGGCATCACCGCGTGGCGCGGCCCGGGCCTGCAGGTCGTCCGCCGCATGGTCGGCACCTTCCTCGACCGGGTCGCCACCGTCGCACCGCCCGCCGAGACCGAACACCCGTTCCTGGACCCGCACGACTCCTACCACCGGGTCTTCCCGGACTACGCCAACGTCTACCGGCTGCCGGAGCCCGACCGGGCGGGCTGGGTGCTGCGCGCCGACAACCTGCACCTCAACAGCGCCTGGCTGCGCCGCACCGGCCACCGGGGACCGGTCGTCACCACCGGCGGGCTGCTGCGCACGATGCGCGGCAGCGGCAGCCCGCTGTTCCGGGAGCGGTACATCTGGCCGGCGGTCCAGCTCTCCCACCTGCTGCCGGCCGGGACTGGCGAGGAGACACTGCTCGCCTACCGGTCGGTACTGGAGCGGACCTTCGCCGCGTTCGGGCTGCCCGCCCTGACCATCGCCGTCGACGCCCCGGCCGGGTACGGCGAGACCTGCCACCTGACCGTCTCCTGCCTGCGCGACGGCCGGCCGACCATCCTCGCCACCACCTACCTGATGGCCCGTCGCTACCGGGAGGCCCTCGGCATCGACGGCGAACTGGTCGACATCGGCTTCACCGGCAAGGTCCTCGCCCTCGCGGCCATGCACCACCACGACCGGTTCGGGCTCGGGCTGCCGTCCGCCCTGGCGCCGGTCCACCTCGCACTGCTCCCCCACGGTGGGCCGGGCGGCGCCGAACTCACCCGCTGGGCCGACGGACTGAGCGGAGTCCGCACCGCGTCGGCGCCGCCGCACGAGGCCGCGTTCCGGCGCCGCCGCGCCGAGCGCACCCTGCTGCGGAGCGGCGCACCGGTGGCAGTCGGGCTGCCGCGCGACGACGACTGGCGGATCACCCGCCGCGGCCCGTTCCGCCGTGACCGGCTGCCGGGCCCGCCCACCGCGGACGACCTGCGGGCCGAGCTCGACGGTTACGACCGGCGGCTGCTGGCCGCGGCGCGCGACCGCTTCGACCGAGGCCTGGCAGACCTGGTCCGCGGCGCCTGCGACGGGTGCGTCGCCGCGCGGACGATCCCCGTGTACGGCCGGATCGTCCCGCGCCGGCCGCTCCCCTGCGCCCACTGCGGCTCCCCCGGCGAGGCCGTGCTGCTGAGCGAACGCGGCCGCTTCTACTGA
- a CDS encoding condensation domain-containing protein, translated as MPELNPTRPAPGTSVPFTYEQDWFHTKTLGSGWAHKNVQHGFEILGDLDTDALLTAVRAFATRHDALHLQLPPDPGARPEQWIRPVEAHEQVVDCQNVAAASPDQFSRYASALLSRDCVTPWRYGEQRPFAIRLLRHDATRHALLATFQNLVFDGRAHHLFAHEVWRDYEAVRRGEPVPDGAPSFAQAAIRQRAATTPAQRERALADRRERLGLLARTPWLRPHGATATESGTLWAELDARATVALRHACAERRLSVLQWTVGSFVHALATRTGRTELGLWTSMDSRTSRDQDVVGMFASSCPLTVTDATGDPDTVRGQIRAQLLNALKHQRLTAREITAVTRETEAQHGAPIGRDLYLNLRRFEGDYAVHRDTGALRITADAFRLRRVAVTDIHALHLRCTEFRDRLTIALRFDGQRVGRPLARAVLDDVLAAAAATAPGPGPSF; from the coding sequence GTGCCCGAACTGAACCCTACCCGGCCTGCGCCCGGCACCTCCGTGCCGTTCACCTACGAGCAGGACTGGTTCCACACCAAGACCCTCGGCAGCGGCTGGGCTCACAAGAACGTCCAGCACGGCTTCGAGATCCTCGGTGACCTCGACACCGACGCCCTGCTCACCGCCGTCCGCGCCTTCGCCACCCGGCACGACGCCCTGCACCTGCAACTGCCCCCGGACCCCGGGGCCCGGCCCGAGCAGTGGATCAGGCCCGTCGAGGCGCACGAACAGGTCGTCGACTGTCAGAACGTCGCCGCCGCCTCCCCCGACCAGTTCTCCCGCTACGCGAGCGCACTGCTGTCCCGCGACTGCGTCACGCCCTGGCGGTACGGCGAGCAACGCCCGTTCGCCATCCGGCTGCTGCGCCACGACGCGACCCGGCACGCCCTGCTCGCGACCTTCCAGAACCTGGTCTTCGACGGGCGCGCGCACCACCTGTTCGCCCACGAGGTCTGGCGCGACTACGAGGCCGTCCGGCGCGGCGAGCCCGTACCCGACGGCGCACCGTCGTTCGCCCAGGCCGCGATCAGGCAACGCGCCGCCACCACCCCCGCCCAGCGGGAACGGGCCCTGGCGGACCGGCGCGAACGCCTCGGGTTGCTGGCCCGCACCCCGTGGCTCCGCCCGCACGGCGCGACGGCCACCGAGAGCGGAACGCTCTGGGCCGAACTCGACGCCCGTGCCACTGTGGCACTGCGCCACGCCTGCGCGGAGCGCCGCCTGAGCGTGCTGCAGTGGACGGTCGGCTCCTTCGTGCACGCGCTGGCGACCCGCACCGGCAGGACCGAGCTCGGCCTGTGGACGTCCATGGACTCCCGGACGTCCCGGGACCAGGACGTGGTCGGGATGTTCGCCTCCTCCTGCCCGCTGACCGTCACCGACGCGACCGGCGACCCCGACACGGTCCGCGGCCAGATCCGGGCCCAGCTGCTCAACGCACTCAAACACCAACGGCTGACCGCGCGGGAGATCACGGCCGTGACACGGGAGACCGAGGCGCAGCACGGCGCCCCCATCGGTCGCGACCTCTACCTGAACCTGCGCCGGTTCGAGGGCGACTACGCCGTCCACCGGGACACCGGGGCGCTGCGGATCACCGCCGACGCCTTCCGACTGCGCCGGGTCGCCGTCACGGACATCCACGCGCTGCACCTGCGGTGCACCGAGTTCCGCGACCGCCTGACCATCGCGCTGCGCTTCGACGGGCAGCGGGTGGGCCGGCCGCTGGCCCGGGCCGTCCTGGACGACGTGCTCGCCGCGGCCGCCGCGACGGCACCCGGTCCGGGGCCCTCCTTCTGA
- a CDS encoding DNA replication protein DnaC: MARTASNTTAGTTKPDGQTSHTGRQTAADLAFLARAMKAPALLDAAERLAERARTESWTHTEYLVACLQREVSARDSHGGEGRIRAARFPAVKTIEELDVAHLRGMTRQQLGHLGTLDFIAARENAVFLGPPGTGKTHLATGLAVRACQAGHRVAFATAAQWVDRLAAAHQAGRLQEELVKLGRYPLIVIDEVGYIPFESEAANLFFQLVSNRYERASVIVTSNKPFGRWGETFGDETVAAAMIDRLVHHAEVHSLKGESYRMRGRELGRVPTTDND, encoded by the coding sequence ATGGCCCGCACTGCTTCGAACACTACGGCCGGCACGACGAAGCCGGACGGACAGACGTCCCACACCGGCCGGCAGACCGCCGCCGACCTGGCGTTCCTCGCCCGCGCGATGAAGGCTCCCGCGCTGCTGGACGCCGCCGAGCGCCTGGCGGAGCGCGCCCGCACCGAGTCCTGGACCCACACCGAGTACCTGGTCGCCTGCCTGCAGCGCGAGGTCTCCGCCCGTGACAGCCACGGCGGCGAGGGCCGCATCCGCGCCGCCCGCTTCCCCGCGGTCAAGACCATCGAGGAACTCGATGTCGCCCATCTGCGGGGCATGACGCGCCAACAGCTCGGTCACCTGGGAACATTGGACTTCATAGCGGCCAGGGAGAACGCCGTTTTTCTAGGGCCGCCAGGCACCGGCAAGACGCACCTGGCCACCGGCCTCGCGGTGAGGGCCTGCCAGGCCGGCCACCGGGTCGCGTTCGCCACCGCCGCCCAGTGGGTCGACCGCCTCGCCGCAGCCCACCAGGCCGGCCGGCTCCAGGAGGAGCTGGTCAAGCTCGGCCGCTACCCGCTGATCGTGATCGACGAGGTCGGCTACATCCCGTTCGAGTCTGAGGCGGCGAACCTGTTCTTCCAGCTCGTCTCGAACAGATACGAGAGAGCCAGCGTGATCGTCACCTCGAACAAGCCCTTCGGACGGTGGGGAGAGACCTTCGGCGACGAGACCGTCGCCGCCGCCATGATCGACCGGCTCGTCCACCACGCCGAGGTCCACTCCCTCAAGGGCGAGTCCTACCGCATGCGGGGCCGCGAACTCGGTCGCGTCCCCACCACCGACAACGACTGA
- a CDS encoding tetratricopeptide repeat protein, whose amino-acid sequence MRLDVLDETEALDLLTRITTAAGPRDLDGAAELCAELGHLPLAIEQAAAYLAQSPLTTPRAYLAMLDQYPAAMYRTGAVGVTPPERTIARIWRITLDQITDREPLSADLLRLLAWYAPDQIPATLLGTLADPPALQAALGLLTAYSMITPDPATGTLAVHRLVQALARTPDPDDPHRTTNAIDRARDHAATQLHAALPTTWDTPATWPTWRTLLPHIDALAGHAPADTTTASTTGILDRAGNFLNNQGQLIRAIGHLRRALADRVRVLGGDHPDTLASRNNLAGAYQSAGDLGRAIPLYEQNLADRVRVLGGDHPSTLASRNNLASAYGSAGDLGRAIPLYEQNLADSERVLGEDHPLTGTVRSNLAFAVAEHDGVERGHP is encoded by the coding sequence GTGCGCCTGGACGTCCTGGACGAGACCGAAGCTCTGGACCTGCTCACCCGCATCACCACCGCCGCCGGCCCCCGGGACCTGGACGGCGCCGCCGAACTGTGCGCCGAACTCGGCCACCTGCCCCTGGCCATCGAACAGGCGGCCGCCTACCTGGCGCAGAGCCCACTCACCACGCCCCGCGCCTACCTCGCCATGCTCGACCAGTACCCGGCAGCGATGTACCGCACCGGCGCCGTCGGCGTCACGCCACCCGAGCGCACCATCGCCCGGATCTGGCGCATCACCCTGGACCAGATCACCGATCGCGAGCCCCTGTCCGCGGACCTGCTACGGCTCCTGGCCTGGTACGCGCCCGACCAGATCCCCGCCACCCTCCTGGGTACCCTGGCCGACCCGCCCGCACTGCAGGCCGCGCTCGGCCTCCTGACCGCCTACAGCATGATCACCCCTGACCCCGCTACCGGAACCCTGGCCGTCCACCGGCTCGTCCAGGCCCTCGCCCGCACCCCCGACCCCGACGACCCCCACCGCACGACCAATGCCATCGACCGGGCCCGCGACCACGCCGCCACCCAGCTGCACGCAGCCCTGCCCACCACCTGGGACACCCCCGCGACCTGGCCGACCTGGCGCACCCTGCTCCCGCACATCGACGCTCTTGCCGGCCATGCGCCCGCCGACACCACCACCGCGTCCACCACAGGCATCCTCGACCGCGCCGGGAACTTCCTCAACAACCAGGGCCAGCTCATCCGCGCGATTGGGCACCTCCGACGCGCCCTCGCCGACCGGGTCCGTGTGCTGGGCGGGGACCACCCCGACACCCTGGCCTCCCGGAACAACCTCGCCGGCGCCTATCAGTCGGCGGGAGACCTGGGCCGGGCCATTCCGCTGTACGAGCAGAACCTCGCCGACCGGGTCCGTGTGCTGGGCGGGGACCACCCCTCCACTCTGGCCTCCCGCAACAACCTCGCCAGCGCCTACGGGTCGGCGGGGGACCTGGGCCGGGCCATCCCGCTGTACGAGCAGAACCTCGCCGACTCCGAGCGTGTGCTGGGCGAGGACCACCCGTTGACGGGAACGGTCCGAAGCAATCTCGCCTTTGCCGTCGCCGAACACGACGGCGTCGAGCGGGGGCATCCTTGA
- a CDS encoding muramoyltetrapeptide carboxypeptidase LdcA involved in peptidoglycan recycling yields MSALVQPPRLCPGDVVAVATPSGSVAVDRRLRRGVEALRARGYRVEVGPLAGRPGGASGRVERVTELNGFLRDPRVRCVVMSMGGLTSNAVLDHLDYEALREDPKIIVGYSDITAILLAVLRHTSIVTFHGPTLLPELAEYPEVLPYTWDHFARAVGRPEPLGPLTAAPRWTEELLWWDRADDRDRVTRPSEGWRPLHGGAATGPLIGGNLETIGLLGGTGHLPDFTGALVLLESTATDLQQVERSLTQLEMLGVFDRMAGLLVGRSFRGAEGFEEQFTSLVAERFAHHGVPVLAGVDLGHTDPMLTLPLGVRARLDGDAGTIEVLDAAVR; encoded by the coding sequence ATGTCCGCTCTCGTGCAGCCACCCCGACTGTGTCCCGGGGACGTCGTCGCCGTGGCGACACCGTCCGGGTCGGTCGCGGTGGACCGCCGGCTGCGGCGCGGGGTCGAGGCGCTGCGGGCCCGGGGCTACCGGGTCGAGGTGGGCCCGCTGGCCGGGCGGCCCGGCGGTGCGTCCGGCCGGGTGGAGCGGGTGACCGAGCTGAACGGCTTTCTGCGCGACCCCCGCGTGCGCTGCGTCGTCATGTCGATGGGCGGCCTGACCAGCAACGCCGTCCTCGACCACCTCGACTACGAGGCGCTGCGCGAGGACCCCAAGATCATCGTCGGCTACAGCGACATCACCGCGATCCTCCTGGCCGTGCTCCGGCACACCTCGATCGTGACTTTCCACGGGCCCACCCTGCTCCCGGAGTTGGCCGAGTACCCGGAGGTCCTGCCGTACACCTGGGACCACTTCGCCCGAGCGGTGGGCCGCCCCGAGCCACTGGGCCCGCTCACCGCCGCCCCCCGGTGGACCGAGGAACTCCTGTGGTGGGACCGGGCCGACGACCGCGACCGGGTCACCCGGCCCTCGGAGGGCTGGCGCCCGCTGCACGGCGGCGCCGCGACCGGGCCGCTGATCGGGGGCAACCTGGAGACCATCGGCCTGCTCGGCGGCACCGGCCACCTGCCCGACTTCACCGGCGCCCTCGTCCTGCTGGAGAGCACCGCGACCGATCTCCAGCAGGTCGAACGGAGCCTGACCCAGCTGGAGATGCTCGGGGTGTTCGACCGCATGGCGGGCCTGCTGGTCGGCCGGTCGTTCCGCGGCGCCGAGGGCTTCGAGGAGCAGTTCACCTCCCTCGTCGCCGAGCGCTTCGCGCACCACGGCGTCCCGGTCCTCGCCGGCGTCGACCTCGGGCACACCGACCCGATGCTCACCCTGCCCCTAGGAGTCCGGGCCCGCCTCGACGGGGACGCCGGCACGATCGAGGTGCTCGATGCCGCCGTCCGCTGA
- a CDS encoding SRSO17 transposase, translating to MAPLERKNGWSLAERAGEGHPIGMQRLLGEADWDADGVRDDVRDFVVERIGDKAAVLIGDDTGFLKKGVRSAGVQRQYSGTAGRTENCQIGTFLAYASPKGRALIDRELYLPASWTDDRGRCRAAGVPDEVPFATKIEHFQAMLQRALDAEVPFAWVTADEAYGQVKRLRYWMEQRSVAHVLATKVNDTVITVRGGDTRVDALVAGLPRQAWKRLSAGAGSHGQRLYDWARVPIRIWWENGFGHWVLARRSVTDPTEIAYYVCYGPAGTRLKDLATVAGARWAVEECFQAAKNECGLDHYQVRRYDAWYRHITLSMATLAALTAIRAQELPKGAAISDKPA from the coding sequence ATGGCGCCGTTGGAGCGGAAGAACGGCTGGTCGCTGGCGGAACGCGCTGGTGAGGGACATCCGATCGGAATGCAGCGTCTGCTGGGCGAGGCGGACTGGGACGCCGACGGGGTGCGTGACGACGTCCGCGACTTCGTCGTCGAGCGCATCGGCGACAAGGCTGCGGTGCTGATCGGTGACGACACCGGGTTCCTGAAGAAGGGCGTCCGTTCGGCCGGGGTGCAGCGCCAATATTCCGGCACCGCCGGCCGCACGGAGAACTGCCAGATCGGCACGTTTCTTGCCTACGCCTCGCCGAAGGGGCGGGCGTTGATCGATCGCGAGCTGTACCTGCCGGCCTCGTGGACGGACGACCGGGGACGGTGCCGGGCGGCCGGTGTTCCGGACGAGGTGCCGTTCGCCACGAAGATCGAACACTTCCAGGCGATGCTCCAGCGGGCCCTCGACGCCGAGGTGCCGTTCGCGTGGGTGACCGCCGACGAGGCGTACGGACAGGTCAAGCGCCTGCGGTACTGGATGGAACAACGGTCGGTGGCGCACGTGCTGGCGACCAAGGTCAACGACACCGTCATCACTGTCCGCGGCGGCGATACCCGGGTCGACGCCCTGGTCGCGGGGCTGCCCCGGCAGGCGTGGAAGCGCCTGTCCGCCGGGGCTGGCTCGCACGGTCAAAGGCTCTACGACTGGGCCCGTGTCCCGATTCGGATCTGGTGGGAGAACGGCTTCGGTCACTGGGTCCTCGCCCGCCGGAGCGTTACCGACCCCACCGAGATCGCCTACTACGTTTGCTACGGCCCGGCCGGTACCCGCCTGAAGGACCTGGCCACGGTGGCCGGCGCGAGATGGGCGGTGGAGGAATGTTTCCAGGCCGCGAAGAACGAGTGCGGCCTGGACCACTACCAGGTCCGTCGCTACGACGCCTGGTACCGCCACATCACCCTGTCCATGGCCACCCTCGCCGCCCTGACCGCCATCCGCGCACAAGAGCTGCCAAAGGGGGCTGCGATCTCGGACAAACCGGCCTGA
- a CDS encoding NADP-dependent 3-hydroxy acid dehydrogenase YdfG yields MGPVTLITGGSTGIGAATARALLKEGHRVAVTGRDADKLAAFAATAGAGERLLTITGDTSDEHDVAAAVRRVVDTWGRLDNVIANAGFSLPGNLESHAPEDMRAMVLTNVLGPALLVRETLPQLRESKGRIVLMGSVAGVRHTPGNLYSVTKWAVHALAENTRLLVGQDGVGVTVVAPGVVDTPFWDERGGSPETALTAEQIANTIVFALNQPAGVDINHITMRPTGQLG; encoded by the coding sequence ATGGGACCCGTCACGCTGATCACCGGGGGCTCGACCGGCATTGGTGCCGCCACCGCCCGAGCCCTGCTCAAGGAGGGCCACCGGGTGGCTGTCACCGGACGGGACGCGGACAAGCTGGCCGCCTTCGCGGCCACGGCCGGAGCGGGCGAGCGGCTGCTGACGATCACCGGGGACACCAGCGACGAGCACGACGTCGCCGCCGCCGTGCGCCGCGTGGTGGACACCTGGGGCCGGCTGGACAACGTCATTGCCAACGCCGGGTTCTCGCTGCCCGGGAATCTGGAGAGCCACGCCCCCGAGGACATGCGGGCCATGGTCCTCACCAACGTCCTGGGCCCGGCGCTGCTGGTGCGGGAGACCCTGCCGCAGCTCAGGGAGTCCAAGGGCCGGATCGTGCTGATGGGTTCGGTCGCGGGAGTGCGCCACACGCCCGGCAACCTGTACTCGGTCACCAAATGGGCCGTGCACGCGCTGGCCGAGAACACCCGGCTGCTGGTCGGCCAGGACGGGGTCGGCGTGACCGTCGTCGCTCCCGGGGTGGTGGACACCCCGTTCTGGGACGAGCGCGGCGGCAGCCCCGAGACGGCGCTGACCGCCGAGCAGATCGCGAACACGATCGTCTTCGCCCTCAACCAGCCTGCGGGCGTGGACATCAACCACATCACCATGCGGCCGACCGGGCAGCTCGGCTGA